The window tgccgaatattacaagggtaattatgggGCAACAAACAcctttttataaaatggctaaatggtttaaaatgatttaaacagaaaagaaagaaataataaaagaaaacagaaaacaaacaaacaaaaaagggaaaaggaaaagaacccccccccgggccagccgACCCAACTGGCCGGCCCATTCGACCACCAGCCCAACTGgacaaaggcccagccggccaccccactcCCCCCATAACCCCNNNNNNNNNNNNNNNNNNNNNNNNNNNNNNNNNNNNNNNNNNNNNNNNNNNNNNNNNNNNNNNNNNNNNNNNNNNNNNNNNNNNNNNNNNNNNNNNNNNNNNNNNNNNNNNNNNNNNNNNNNNNNNNNNNNNNNNNNNNNNNNNNNNNNNNNNNNNNNNNNNNNNNNNNNNNNNNNNNNNNNNNNNNNNNNNNNNNNNNNNNNNNNNNNNNNNNNNNNNNNNNNNNNNNNNNNNNNNNNNNNNNNNNNNNNNNNNNNNNNNNNNNNNNNNNNNNNNNNNNNNNNNNNNNNNNNNNNNNNNNNNNNNNNNNNNNNNNNNNNNNNNNNNNNNNNNNNNNNNNNNNNNNNNNNNNNNNNNNNNNNNNNNNNNNNNNNNNNNNNNNNNNNNNNNNNNNNNNNNNNNNNNNNNNNNNNNNNNNNNNNNNNNNNNNNNNNNNNNNNNNNNNNNNNNNNNNNNNNNNNNNNNNNNNNNNNNNNNNNNNNNNNNNNNNNNNNNNNNNNNNNNNNNNNNNNNNNNNNNNNNNNNNNNNNNNNNNNNNNNNNNNNNNNNNNNNNNNNNNNNNNNNNNNNNNNNNNNNNNNNNNNNNNNNNNNNNNNNNNNNNNNNNNNNNNNNNNNNNNNNNNNNNNNNNNNNNNNNNNNNNNNNNNNNNNNNNNNNNNNNNNNNNNNNNNNNNNNNNNNNNNNNNNNNNNNNNNNNNNNNNNNNNNNNNNNNNNNNNNNNNNNNNNNNNNNNNNNNNNNNNNNNNNNNNNNNNNNNNNNNNNNNNNNNNNNNNNNNNNNNNNNNNNNNNNNNNNNNNNNNNNNNNNNNNNNNNNNNNNNNNNNNNNNNNNNNNNNNNNNNNNNNNNNNNNNNNNNNNNNGCGCTGCTCCTGCCTTCCCGCTGACGGCCGCCGCACCCGCACCTTGCTGAGACCACGCgtgcgccgtccctggcctcgccccgTCCATCGCAGCTCGCCCCCCCACTGGCTACCGGCGCCCACGCCGCGGGCCGCGTCCAAGGCCAGCCTCGTTCGGCCTCGGGCACGGGCACCACACCCGCACCCAGCGCCCGACCCGCAAGGCCTCTGTGCCACAGACAACGAGGCCCACCCCCGTGTGAACGAAAacgaaataaaaataataataatactaattaaattaatttaaaaaaatgaattaataaataataattaaaattaattaaaatgataattagttaattaattaaagaatcaattaaattaattaatcttgatttattaacctaattactagttaacttaattaaccccCTGATTAGCCTAATCAAtcaatgacatgcgggtcccacacatagttgacccagtcaactgctcagttgactgctgacgtcagcatgatgtcatgctgatgtcatcttTTACTATTTTGGATAATGATGAATTAAAATACTTaaattagtcctaaaaatgatttaaatcttttaaaactaatataaaataaactgtagctcagatgaaaatactttctacatgaaagttgcttagaacgacaagacgaacccggatacgtagcccgttcgtccgccacgcatccctagcatagcaaacacgcaactttccccctctggttcatctgtccgaaaacgcaaaacaccgggaacactttcccggatgtttccccccctcaccggtaccacctcgtaccgcgttagggtacacctagcatcacgctttgtcatgtcatgcatcgtcttgcatttgtttgcattatatttattgtttcttccccctcttctctcgctagacaccgagaccgacgccgctgctacctagttcgactacggtgttgacgacccctctctcttgccagagcaaccaggcaagccccccctttgatcaccagatatcgcctattcttctctctactgcttgcattagagtagtgtagcatgttactgcttttcgttatcctatcctgatgcatagcttgtccttgctactactgttgttacctttatctgcaatcctaaatgcttagtataggatgctagtgttccatcagtgaccctacactcttgtccatctgccatgctatactactgggccgtgatcacttcgggaggtgatcacgggcatatgatatatacttatactgttacattacttatgataatgttcggagatgggggctgaagggcaggtggctccatccaggtagtgatgggcctgagttcccgacgacccccgactgttactttgaggcggagcgacagggccggttgagaccacctaggagagaggtgggcctggccctggtcggcattcgcggatacttaacatgcttaacgagatcttggtatttgatctgagtctggctactggcctatacgcactaaccatctacgcagggacagttatcggcacttgacgtcgtggtaccagccgaagccttcgtgacgtcagcgactgagtggcgcgcgccggattggaccgtaagcctgctcttgtattaagggggctagttctgcttccgtccgcgttcgcaacgtgcaggtgtgcaaagggcgatgggaccagacccctgcgccataggatttagaccggcgtgctgacctctctgttgtgcctaggtaggactgcgacgtgttgatcttccgaggccgggcatgacccagaaaagtgtgtccggccaaatgggatcgagcgtgttgggttatgtggtgcacccctgcagggaagttaaactattcgaatagccgtgatcttcagtaacaggacgacttggagttgtaccttgaccttatgacaactagaaccggatacttaataaaacacacccttccaagtgccagatacaaccaatgatcgctctctcacagggcgacaaggggaggatcatcggttaggattatgctacgtgatgatacttggacgacttcagtctactctcttctacatgctgcaagacggaggctgccagaagcgtatttttcgaaaggactagctatccccctcttattccggcattctgcagttcagtccacatatgatagccttattccagttgataccaatgcatacatatgtagtgtagctccttgcttgcgagtactttggatgagtactcacggttgctttctccctcttttccccctatcccttctacctggttgtcgcaaccagatgttggagcccaggagccagacgccaccgttgatgacgactactactattcgggaggtgcctactactacgtgcagcccgctgacggcgaccgggagtagtttaggaggatcccaggcaggaggcatgcgcctctttcgatctgtatccctgtttatgctagccttcttaaggcaaacttgtttaacttatgtctgtactcagatattgttgcttccgttgactcgtctatgatcgagctcttgtattcgagcccttgaggcccctggcttgtaatatgatgcttgtatgacttattttatttgtagagttgtgttgtgatatcttcccgtgagtccctgatcttgatcatacatgtttgcgtgtatgattagtttacgatcgaatcgggggcgtcacagataaGCATTCAGATGGATTCGTGCATGATTGAAAATGACAAACGATACCACACGGTAGGTGTGGTCAGCCCTTCATGTTGATGAGTATTGGAATGACGTTGAGAGGagaaagaagagaggaagaagaaaagaaacaaaatgtAGACAGATCGCATTGCACGCCTTACACGACGGGCACCACTATCTTAAATCCGACCCACAAttttttcttcaacaagtattctgATGTGGGGNNNNNNNNNNNNNNNNNNNNNNNNNNNNNNNNNNNNNNNNNNNNNNNNNNNNNNNNNNNNNNNNNNNNNNNNNNNNNNNNNNNNNNNNNNNNNNNNNNNNNNNNNNNNNNNNNNNNNNNNNNNNNNNNNNNNAATTGATGTCATCGGTCTGTGTCACATTCCACATGTCCTCAACGATGAGAATTGGCTCCGCCACCTTGTACACTTCACTCTTGATGTAGACCGTGCGACATTTCTTGGTACGGTGTGGGGACGGCGTCCTTGATGGCATCAATGATCGTTGTGTACTTGTCACTGTTGTCCAATGTAACCACTTGTTAGCCGCAACATTTGCAAATGTCACCTTGCGCTAGATTTCTTTGATGGTCGAATGAACTATGCAAGCTAGTAAATGAATGAGACTGGAAGAAACTCTATTTATTGTTGTTGCTTCGTGAATTCAGCACGTTGATAGTTCATGCTTATTTAGGGTGTGTTTCGTTGTTACCCTGGATCAAAACTTGCTTAGCATGATGCCTGCATGAGACCTACCGATGGTCTATTTGGTTAGTATCCTCAATTATCAAATGCTAGGGGTGCGTTTGGCTGCTTGCACCATTTTTAGGTCCCACTAGAGCCTAGTTGAGCATATGCAGGCAAAAAACCAACATTTGCATGTTGATTGGTTGCCAGCATATCCTCTCCCTGCATCATAGCGATGCCTCTACGCACTTTGTTTGGTTGCTTGCATAGGATGTGCTCATACTagtgcatgttgtttggttgcatACGAGCATAGAGTTGTGTTCACCTTGCACCCTCTTTGGTGAGCTTACCCACTACTGCTACACCTTACACAGCATCACACTGAGCACACCAACACCACAACACTGCAATGGCAATGAACTGGACGAAGAAGATGAAGTTCTTCAGTCCAAACTGATGATCCGCCTTCCCAACTTCAACACTGTTGCATGCCTACTTTCGCACAAACTTGGAGTAAGCTTCTTCTGTTGCCTACCTGGTCTTAAACCCTCTATGTATGCTATTATTGTACCCTAAAACTTGTTCATTGCAAGCTTCCCATGAACCGTAAACTCCAGGAGCCCTCCTGACGAACATTGCATACCACTTATCCTAGTAGTGCACGAGAGCAATAAGATGAAGCGTCAAGCAATGGAACACACAAACAACATGTAATGGAGCACTCTAGGAGCAAGCaatgaatgaaggaaatatgccctagaggcaataataaagttgttatttatatttgcttatatcatgataaatgtttattattcatgctagaattgtattaaccggaaacttagtacatgtgttaatacataagacaaaccgagtgtcactagtttgcctctacttgactagctcgttgaatcaatgatggttatgtttcctaaccatagacatgagttgttatttgattaacaggatcacatcattagagaatgatgtgattgacttgacccatccgttagcttagcacgatgatcgtttagtttgttgctattgctttctccataacttatacatgttcctatgactatgagatcatgcaactcccgaataccagaggaatactttgtatgctaccaaatgtcacaacgtaactgggtgattataaaggtgctctacaagtgcctctaatggtgtttgttgagttggcataaatcaagattaggatttgtcactccgattgtcggggaggtatctctaggccctctcggtaatgtacatcactataatccttgcaagcaatgtagctaatgagttatttacgggatgtagaattacggaacgagtaaagagacttgccggtaacgagattgaactaggtattcagataccgacgatcaaatctcgggcaagtaacataccgatgacgggAACAAcacatatcgttatgcggtttgaccgataaagatcttcgtagaatatgtaggaaccaatatgagcatccaggttccgctattggttattgaccggagacgtgtctcggtcatgtctacatagttctcgaacccgtagggtccgcacgcttaacgtttggtgacgatcgatattatgagtttatgtattttgatgtaccaaagattgttcggagtcccggatgtgatcatcgacatgatgaggagtctcgaaatggtcgagacataaagattgatatattggacgactatattcggacagcgGATGAGTTCCGGAGGTcaccggatatttatcggagtgccgagggggttatcggaacccccaggggaactaatgggcctacatgggccttgtgagagagaggagggggcctaGGGCTTCCCCCCTCCCTTGGgattccgaattggacaaggaggggggcagcgcaccctctttcctccctctctcctctccttcctttccccttcccccttcctagttggactaggaaaaggggagtcctactcctactaggaggaggactccccctctccttggcgcgcccctaggccggccggcctcccccttgctcctttatatatgggggcagggggcaccctagaacacacaagttgattgtttccagccgtgtgcggtgccctctccaccataatccacctcggtcatatcgtagcggtgcttaggcgaagccctgtttcggtagcatcatcatcactgtcatcacgctgtcgtgctgatgaagctctccctcgacactctactggatcgtgagttcgtgggacgtcaccgagccgaacgtgtgcagatcgtggaggtgtcgtaccttcggtgctaggatcggtcgatcgtaaagacgtatgactacatcaaccatgttgtcataacgcttccgcttacggtctacgagggtacgtggacaacactcttccctctcgttgctatgcatatccatgatcttgcgtgtgtgtaggaatttttttgaaattactttgtTCCCCAACAATGAAGCACACAAGCAATGGAGTAGAAGAGAAAATAgtaagcatgcatgatcataccgcatagcaagttcaacctaccactactatggtgtcatcctaccaccacatccaaaagagggtgtaATCCTACCACCGCAAGTTCGTGATCAccgtgaggggttagtatataccacctcaccaGAATATATAGACCATAAGATTGTTTTCAAACCCTAGCTACACAAAATAtacgtcatcatcgtcgtcgtccttgTCACCATCGCCATCGAGGATCATGCACGTCGTCACCATCACCAGAAGCAGCACTAGTAGTAATGCTTTCCCAGCCAGGTCCTCAGCCAGAACACCCAGTGGGCATCTCCCATGGCAACAAACCCAACACCCTAGGCTTTGTTCTCTAGTAGGTGACTGAGAGCTACCATGAGAGCCTCTGGGCTGAAGCCACCTTGCTCCAGACGgcacctgatatgtctccaacgtatctataatttatgaagtattcatgccatgtttgcaacaATTTTATAGGGTTttgtatgattttattagaactaacccggactgacgttgtttcaagcagaactaccatggtgtcattttttgtgcagaaataaaagttcttggaatgggatgaaaaTTTACGATgatatttttatggaccaaaagagaccccccgaagcacaagagttgggccaggaAGTGATAGAGTAGGCCACAAGCCTGCTAGCCGCGCCCTACCCCCGGGGCGCTAgctccaggcttgtgggcccctcgggcacccccttgacgtgagaccgatgccaaaaaatattataaatacccaaacctccgaaAAGAACCCTAAATCAGAAGTTCCACTGccttaagcctctgtagccacgaaaaccaATCGGgggcccgttccgacaccctgtcggaggaggaaatcatcactggaggccatcttgatcatctcggcggtcaccatgatgaggagggagtagttcaccctcggcgctgagggtatgtactagtagctatgtgtttgatctctctcttgtgttcttgatttggcacgatcttgatgtacctcgagctttgttactatatttggatcttatggtgttcttccccctctaccttcttgtgatgaattgagtcttgctctttgaggttttgttatattggattgagtattggatttgagaacacttgatgtatgtcttgcgatggaatATCTGTCGTgaaaatgggatgttctattgattcacttgatgtatgttttggcactcaactcgcggattcctgaggtgacattggggtaatctatgcataggggttgatgcacgtttttgtccTACGTTCTCCGATGGAAACTttagagtgattctttgttgcacgttgagggattgttatatgatccaattatattatcattgttgagagactttgcactagtgaaagtatgaaccctaggccttgctttcaagcattgcaataccattttttctcacttttgttactagttaccttgttgtttttatattttcagattacaaaaacttatacctactatccatattacacttgtatcaccatcttttcgccgaactagtgcacctatacaatttaccattgtatggggtgtgttcgggacacaagagactctttgttatttggttgcagggttgtttgagagagaccatcttcatcctacgcctcccacgaattgataaaccttaggtcatccacttgagggaaaattgctactgtcctacaaaactctacgcttggaggcccaacacgagtctacaagaagaaggttgcgtagtagacatcaagctcttttctgggccgttgccggggagctgagtgcttgaaggtatatctttagatcttgcaattgaatcttttattttcttattttatcactagtttagtttataaaagaaaactacagaaaaaatggaattgaggttgcctcatatgcttcatctttttaatgtctttcgtgaaaatgatggaaagacaaattatgctcaagtgttagaagaataaGTCAATAAACTGTTTGGCACTAAATTGAATAGTGGATTTTGTGTCAAGAGTGACAGGGATGGGGGTTTGGGTTGGTCTTTTCACATACGACTGTCTGAGCAGAATAATTTCCTTACTTTAAAAAATGTGGCAAATTGCATTTCATTAGTGATGGCTTTGCAACAAATTACATGAGCGAGCTGTTCATATATTTTTGGCTCGGGGGGCGTCACAGGTGATGAACGGCTTGTCCCCCTTGATGGCTGTGGCGGATCGGCAAGAACACGGGGGGAGGGGGTGCTAGGGCAGAGAGCGGGGTGGTTGGCCGGGGACTCCTCCTTGGCAGTCTGTGAGAAAGTACGGTGTGAAGGAGAGAGGGCATCATGGTGAAGATGAGGTGGGTGTCTTCCGATTTTAAAGGAGAGGGCTTCGGTGAGAAATGTCCCGCTGTGGTGGGAAATCGAGCGGGAAGGGGAGCGTTTGTCAGGAAAAAGGAAGGGTGCGTCGTGGTGTAAGGTTTTTGTGTTGGGACCTCGTGTGGGAGGTTTCTACCCCACATANNNNNNNNNNNNNNNNNNNNNNNNNNNNNNNNNNNNNNNNNNNNNNNNNNNNNNNNNNNNNNNNNNNNNNNNNNNNNNNNNNNNNNNNNNNNNNNNNNNNNNNNNNNATGTCCGAACATGCCTGAATGTATGAAGGAGAAATGAACTTTGACCTTGGAGGCAATCTTAATCGGTTGTTTGATTCATCTATATGCATTGTTGGTTGTAGCAACGCACAGGAGTTCTATAAGTTTTTTTAGTATAGAGATGTCGGGGAGGTAGGGTTCGTTGGGTGGGAGGGAGGAGATTGACGAAGGTAACCTGAGCAAGTTAAGATTTTGTTTTCATATTAGGAAAACTGTGATTGTGATTCAATACTAGAGTTAATGTCAGAAGATAATTGGTATATTGCACGGGATTAGCAATCTGTTATTGTTACTAAAAAAGCAATCTCTTATTGagaaatattttattttattttgaaagtTTATTTAGAAAAATCTTATGTCTGTATTTAAAAAATATAATTGCATCAATATGGTGTAATTTTTGAATTCTTAATTACGTAATATTAATGTGATTTAGTTGAGTCGGTACCTGCCAAAGCAAGCATGAAAAATCAAAATGGAGAGATGATGATAAGAGATGAGGCAAAAATAAACCACTATGCCAACCTACCAACTCCCGAAAGATTACATCCAAAACGGTACGTTTTGATTGGTTGAACCTGTCGTCCCGTGGATTGTATGTCCTCACCATCCATCCGATTTTCCTCAATACGGGATTTTACCTTGCGTCGTTAAAGACACTATAAAGCGCTAGCTAGGTCTGATTGATTTGGTAAAATATTGCAAAAGCAAAATATTGATACATTTTCATGTATTACTTATCTTTTCCGTCGCTGGTAAAATAGTACATATTGATTTTCATTCCAACTGTTATTCCGTTCCATTCCTTGCCTGCATAAATACACGCCGCCGACTGCTGCGATATGAGAGTCACGGTAAGCACGATACGATGGCGGTCATGGCGATGCATCAGCAGGTTGGTTTACTCCTCACCCTCATGCTCTTCCTGGCGGCTGCAGACGGCAGCCTCGCCGTCGGCACTCCGTCCGCGATCATCAGAACGACATGCGCCGCTGTGGGCCGACCCGGCGGGGAAGTGGGTTACGACACCTGCGTGGGCTTGCTCTCGGCCGACCCGGCAGCCGCGGCCGCCAAGGACGCAGGTCAGCTCGCCCTCGTGGCCACCAACCTCACCGTGGCCAACGTCACGTCGACGGTGCTCGTCCTCGACGACCTCGTCAAGAATCTCAGGGACTGCCTCCGCTACTACAGGGACATGAACAAGACCCTGGACGCCGCGCTCGGTGACCTACGTGCCGGGCgcgtcgaggcggcgtccaacAAATTGTCGGATGCCTCTGGAGTGCCCGACAGCTGCGACATCCAATTGTTCGAGGGGAGTGCGAAGAAGAACCCGATGAGGAAGGAGAACACCGACGCCGATTTGCTGTCCCGACTGGCATACGCCATTACTGACTTGCAGCTGCCGAATCCTCCTCGGCACCGACGTTAAGTTTGATTCTTGGTCTCTTTGGCACCGTACTCTATACCCAGCTGTTGCTAGCTGATTTCCATTTGCTCGATCGATCGTGTAAAATTGCTATTTGTTGTCCAACGTGTGCGATGTCACCTCCATACACACAATGGGCTCTATGTGACAGATCATAGCATCTCTCGTGCGGTAATTGTTACTCCTACTTCTTTGACATTTCGCTTCCATGGACGACAGGCTGCATGAGTCCCCCTATTCCCTGCGCAGTGCAACGAATAGGGGTCGAATTTCATTTCACATGTTTAAAAGGGGAAA is drawn from Triticum dicoccoides isolate Atlit2015 ecotype Zavitan chromosome 4A, WEW_v2.0, whole genome shotgun sequence and contains these coding sequences:
- the LOC119289525 gene encoding pectinesterase inhibitor 12-like, whose amino-acid sequence is MAMHQQVGLLLTLMLFLAAADGSLAVGTPSAIIRTTCAAVGRPGGEVGYDTCVGLLSADPAAAAAKDAGQLALVATNLTVANVTSTVLVLDDLVKNLRDCLRYYRDMNKTLDAALGDLRAGRVEAASNKLSDASGVPDSCDIQLFEGSAKKNPMRKENTDADLLSRLAYAITDLQLPNPPRHRR